The following proteins are encoded in a genomic region of Telopea speciosissima isolate NSW1024214 ecotype Mountain lineage unplaced genomic scaffold, Tspe_v1 Tspe_v1.0360, whole genome shotgun sequence:
- the LOC122648009 gene encoding ubiquitin-like-specific protease ESD4, whose protein sequence is MGALTINRSHGDSLFSLSHACSPFNSKNSDFRPDLHTSKKPRISPMYISTERELCSLNIASRISRYPKEIPPLRREVHGPCRKPRFGRPANLIREFLPSRVSNNQEWIGVMGNCLARRYDEAKTSASDASQHLRRDKAPVINVEAECSKEVISDDSSIEEIEVLDDGREGRSVISDWRSHETNADVLLRQAHVKLPTHGRQLSSSAVSELTKVDEAGKMMASLSVSREAEELGMPPHKKLHESAERRNCKLGMLNSQIDFHQLKWSRFPKRQDVRVPREPFVPLTHEEEIEVSHALSGSNRWKVLVTHENSNIEITGEILQCLSLGAWLNDEVINVYIELLKEREQREPTKFLKCHFFNTFFYKKLTGGRGGYDFKPVRRWTTMKKIGYGLVECDKIFVPIHKEIHWCLAVINKKDEKFQYLDSLKGMDFQVLKILVFCG, encoded by the exons ATGGGTGCCTTAACCATCAATCGTAGTCATGGCGATAGTTTGTTCAGCTTGAGTCATGCTTGCTCGCCTTTTAACTCTAAGAATTCCGACTTTCGACCAGATCTTCACACCTCAAAGAAACCCAGAATTTCGCCTATGTATATCAGTACAGAGCGGGAGTTATGTTCGCTGAATATAGCCTCTAGAATCTCTCGGTACCCTAAGGAGATTCCACCTTTGCGTAGAGAAGTTCACGGTCCTTGTCGGAAACCCAGGTTTGGTCGTCCAGCCAATTTGATCAGAGAATTCCTGCCTAGTCGAGTTAGCAACAATCAAGAGTGGATTGGTGTGATGGGGAATTGTCTAGCTCGCCGATACGATGAAGCAAAAACTTCTGCATCTGATGCTTCACAGCACTTGAGACGGGACAAGGCACCAGTGATTAATGTGGAGGCGGAGTGCTCCAAGGAAGTAATTTCTGATGACTCGAGCATAGAAGAAATTGAAGTATTGGATGATGGGCGAGAAGGCCGCTCTGTAATTTCGGACTGGCGGTCTCATGAGACCAATGCTGATGTCCTTCTTCGGCAGGCCCATGTAAAGTTGCCTACTCATGGTCGGCAACTGTCTTCTTCCGCGGTGTCTGAGCTGACTAAGGTGGACGAAGCAGGGAAGATGATGGCGTCTCTGTCTGTCAGTCGTGAAGCGGAGGAGCTTGGCATGCCTCCTCACAAAAAATTGCACGAGTCTGCAGAGAGACGGAATTGCAAATTGGGCATGTTGAATTCTCAGATCGATTTTCATCAGTTAAAGTGGTCACGCTTCCCGAAGCGCCAG GATGTACGAGTACCTCGAGAACCTTTTGTTCCTCTTACGCATGAGGAAGAGATTGAAGTCTCTCATGCTTTATCAGGTTCTAATAG GTGGAAGGTCTTGGTTACACATGAAAATTCTAATATCGAAATTACAGGAGAAATCTTGCAGTGCTTGAGCCTGGGTGCTTGGCTGAATGATGAG GTCATAAATGTCTATATTGAACTACTGAAGgagagggaacaaagagaaccaACCAAATTTTTGAAGTGCCATTTTTTCAACACATTCTTCTATAAGAAG TTGACTGGTGGGAGAGGTGGCTATGACTTCAAACCTGTGAGGAGATGGACTACCATGAAGAAGATAGGGTACGGCCTTGTTGAGTGTGACAAA ATATTTGTTCCTATCCACAAAGAGATACACTGGTGCTTGGCTGTTATCAACAAGAAGGATGAAAAATTCCAGTATCTTGATTCACTGAAAGGCATGGATTTCCAAGTGCTAAAAATACTGGTAT